The Narcine bancroftii isolate sNarBan1 chromosome 8, sNarBan1.hap1, whole genome shotgun sequence region acattgaggctttataaggcactgttgAGACctaacttggagtattgtgagcaattttgggctcctatTTTAAGAAAGGTTGGAGAGggatcagaggaggttcacaaggataattctgAGAATGAGAAGGttattggctgaatggtgcaacaacaacaacaacaacaaccttgcactcaatgtcaccaaaactaaggagctgattgttgacttcaggaatggaaatccagaggtttacaatccagtgttcattgggggaatcagaggtggaaagggtgagcatatttacattctttggagtctctatctcggaggatctttcctggacccaacacaccaatgggatcgttaagaaagcatgtcagtgtgtctacttcctcaggagtttgaagaggtttgatatgacatcagaaaccctggcaaatttctacagaggtgtggtagaaagagtgctgaccagctgcatcatggtctggtatggaaacaccaatacccctgagcatgaaGTCCTGCAAAATGTAGAGTacagagcccagtacatcacaggcaaaaccctccccactattgagcacatctaaaGGGAccgctgccattggagaacagcagcaatcattaaagaccctcaccacccaatacttgctgccttcaggaaagaggtataggtgccagaagactcacaccaccaggttcaggaatagctgctacccgcccaccatcagactcctcaacaacaaactcaatcagggactcatttaaggactcttgtgcattttatttttttttaaattttttatttttcacactataaaccatattgaccaagatacatacagacattttttttcttaaatatatacagtgtcgttttctccccctttccccccccctcccttccctccctccctcactcccttccccatttatttaaagttcaatctataagatacattaaacccattaaacaatgttgtcacttaataaaaataaacaagaaattttactgagtcagttcttttcgttaccttctcctgtcattttaggtggtggaagtccacggtaggatttctctattgtgtttcatgtatggctcccatatttgttcgaatattgtaatgttatttcttaaattatatgttattttttctaatggaatacatttattcatttctatataccattgttatattctcaagttgtcttctaatttccaggttgacataatacatttttttgctacagcgagggctatcataacaaatcttttttgtgctccatccaaatcgagtccaaattctttgtttcttatattacttaggaggaagatctctgggttttttggtatattgctttttgtgattttatttaatatctggtttagatcttcccaaaatttttccactttctcacatgtccaaattgcatgaattgttgttcccgtttcctttttacagcgaaagcatctgtctgatattgttgggtcccatttatttaacttttgaggtgtgatgtatagcctgtgtatccagttatattgtatcatgcgtaacctcgtgtttattgtatttctcatagttccggagcatagcttctcccatgtttcattctttatctttatgttgagatcttgttcccatttttgtttaggtttaccgtttgtttcctcattctccttttcttgcagtttgatgtacatgtttgttacaaatttttaaattatcattgtgtctgtaatcacatattcaaaattgcttccttctggtaacctcagactgtttcccaatttgtccttcaagtaggttttcagttggtagtatgcaaacattgtatcgtgagttatattatatttatccttcatttgttcaagggataataatttatttcccgaaaaacaattttctattcttttgatcccttttctctcccattctctaaaggaaaggttatctattgtgaaagggattaactgattttgcgtcaatattagttttggtagttggtaatttgttttattcctttctacatgaatctttttccaaatgttgagcagatgatgcaataccggtgaattcctatgttgtaccaatttttcatcccatttgtataGTATagtttatttagttgtatacctaggtatcgcattgcttgtgtttgccatctaaatggcgattctttcttaaacttagtgaaatccgcattattcattggcattgcttcacttttatttgcgttgatcttgaccccgatacttctccatattccttcaatttcctatgtaattcttttattgatatttctggttctgttaagtatattataatgtcatctgcaaatagactgattttatattccttctcttttatttttatcccttttattttctgttcttatcagttctgctagtggttctatagctaacgcgaacagtgtgggagatagtggacatccctgccttgttgatctgcttaagttaaattgttttgatatatatccatttactgtcactttcgccaatggccccttatataatgctttaatccaattaatatatttctctggtagactgaatttttgtagtactttgaataaataattccattctactctctgcatctaaagcaaccgctactgttggagttttatttccttctattgcgtgaattaagttaataaatttacagatattgtctattgttcgtcttttttttaataaatccagtttggtctagatttactatttttggtacatagtcggccaatctgtttgctaatagtttagctattatcttataatttgtgttaagtaaagatattggtctatatgacactggtgcaagtggatctttccctgtctttggtattactgtaattattgctgttttgcatgaatctggtatgtttgtgttttatcaatctggttgattacttccagaaggggaggaattaataagtctttaaatgttttatagaattctattgggaatccatcctctcctggtgttttattgtttggtagtttttttaatatctcctgtaattcttctatttcaaatggttttattaatttattttgctcctctgtttgtaatttcggtagttcaattttagttagaaattcatctattttgtcttctttcccttcgttttcagtttgatataattgcacgtagaattccctgaagttttcattgatctccgttggattatatgtaatttttttgtcctttttccttaatgccaataccattcttttagtttgttctgtcttaagctgccacgctagaattttatgcattttttctcctagctcataatattcctgttttgtcttcattatgttcttctccacctcatatgtttgtagtgtttcatattttatttttttaactgccaattctcttcttttagttgtattttcctttattgctaattctttttctatatttgttatttccctttccaactgttctgtttcccgattgtagtccttcatcttagttacatagcttattatttgccctctgatgaacgctttcattgtgtcccatagtataaatttatctttcactgattccgtatttatttcaaagtacattttaatttgtctttcaatgaattctctaaaatcctgtcttttaagtagcatggagtggagtttaatctccatctatacattcttggtgggatgtcttctagctctattgccaataacaggggtgagtggaccgataatagtctagctttatattccgttttcctaactctcccttgaatgtgggctgataacaggaataggtctatccttgagtatgttttatgtctacccgaatagaatgaatattccttttccttagcgtgttgtttcctccatatatccaaaagttgcatttcttccatcgattcaattataaatttggttactttgttctttctgttagtttttttaccaattttatccatgtttgagtccaaattaaggttaaaatcccctcctattagtatgttccctttcGTATCTGCTATcgtcaaaaagatatcttgcataaatttttgatcttcttcattaggtgaatatacattgagtaaattccaaaattctgaatatatctgacagtttatcattacatatctccctgctggatctattatttcctcttctattttgattggtacatttttattgattaatatagctacacctctgtcttttgagttatatgatgctgccgttacatgtcctatccaatctctctttaatttcttgtgttccacttcagttagatgtgtttcttgtacgaatgctgtatcaatttttttcttttttcagtaaatttaacagtttcttccttttgatttggttatgtattccattaatatttaaagtcatatagttcaacatagccatttcatactttgtttatctttcctttctgtttcctcatcaccaccttcccttcttatccatttctgctttctttttttgaacacattataagacaacatttctaaaacataaaatatttccactattctcatatctaaaattcctttaaccccaatagtccctcccctttctgagttccCTTtgacccttgtcgggcaaccacatctcccctttccatttggatttgcgaatccgctcgcaagcgtcaactgatttcgcagtgactgtaattcttccccacccagccccccccgaaaagattttaatcttcatatataacaaaggtcactctcttaattccctccttacttcctttcttccctttctttcccttcttagttcttacctatactctatattttttatatatatacatatatatatatacatatacacatatatatgtacctacatacacacatacatatagtttgttgtcatttttgttcttgttacatctcttcatctctctgtttgttttgatgTTCTGCatattttcgtgcttcttctggatccgagaatagtttgttttgctgcccttgtatagctattttaagtaccgctgggtattttaacataaatttataaccttttttccatagggtcgtttttgctgcattgaactccttcctcttcttcagtggttcaaaacttatatctggatagaaaaaaaatttttgacccttgtattccagtggtttttttgtcttctcttatttttttcattgccttctccaatatattttctcttgtcttggttttggtcttcttcctctgggttggtcatctgttgtttctttgatttcttatttttattctcttccttcttgttctcgttattttctatgttttcctcttgctgttgtgttgtagttgcctgtttcagctgtggagatctactcctcagctggtcccccctcccgtcagtgttatttttgtcttgcgcattgcgcatgcgcggttgcgcacttttgtttggctccgtgagccatttttgtagtcccgagttcggggctttgactgacctcagggagcgggcttctctctctgcggcgggccttctcgtacaggtaaggccttcaccttcttcttccgatgtctttccttcttttcttcccgttgtttttggtttttctttctttgctgccattttctccacacttttactttcactttgttatggtttttatgtttgtgccttttttttactctttcttttttttaacttttctggagagggctggagttcccctaccggccactactccatcacatgactcctccttcttgtgcattttattgattttatttttgttctctcttttttaaaaatattttttaaactggAACTGCACTGCAAGTCAGCTAGCATCAGCtccacttttattttaaaaaggttaattggaCATCAAAAGGAAATAAACCAATATTTATTTTAAGCTTGAACATAAAAAGTATTAAATTCCAATCACATCTTGTTTTGTGGTCCTTCTAAATGAGCTGTCATGCAGACTGATGTGGATCCTCAGAACCTCCCCGATTGCTCACGGTCCTTGGAGCGCCTTCGATCACGGTCTCAATCTCGCTCATCACGACCTCCACGCTCCCGCGACCTGGATCTCTTGCGCTCACGAGATCTTGATCTTGACCTGTGTCTCTTGCGACGCCGTCCATAAAGCTCACAGCGCAACTCCCGTGAAATTGGCTTCAGATGCATGAAGTTGCAAAAGCCTCCCCGGGTGCACTCTCCCATTTCATACTGTCTGCAGCAAGCTTCTCTGAAGTCAGTCACAGGTGAGAGCTCTGCATGGATGGGCTGTCCATTAAACCAGCGATTGTTTAGATCATTCacagccttttctgcatcttctTCGTGGCGAAACTTTACATAAACATTTCCAACCAGATGATCACCCAGGTTGTCACAGACATTCATCTCTTCAATTTCCCCATatttttcctccatttctgtgaagacctcctcaaagaactcatCATAATGTTCCTGCATTTCAACATCACCAACAGCACAGTGGAAACCGTCTGCTGTCTGGGTACAGTTTTGAGGGTTACGGTATAAGTCAAGAGCGCGATGGTCTGGCTGAACGTGGACTTGTGCAAACTAGAACATCTGTCGCCATGACGACATGCTCCAATTTTAAAATAGAATGAACAGTTGACCTCGTCCTTCTCGGTGCCGAATATCGATGCCAAGTACTCCGCCATCTTCCCTGCCGCGCGCCCTACGTCACTgcctttttgttctctctattaCATAGttggtttacagttctttttttttagatgttttgtgctgtgtacagtctattttttgtactaccaatcagtggtaaatctgtgcctgcaggaaaaggaatctcagggttgtatgtgatgtcatatatgcatTATGACAATGAATCTATGAGGAGtttttgacagcttttggcctgtacttgttatTTACgaggatgaggtggggggggtgggggggaatctcatagaaacattttagatgtagaaagattgtttcccatgatgggagagtccaAGGCAAGAAGGCACaatttcaagattgaagggtgtctgctttgaACAGAGaatcagaggaatttctttagagggtggtaaatctgtggaatttgttgccacaggtggttgtgggggCTAAGTCAGTGGGTGCATTTAAGGGAGTGATTGGTgggtcttgattagccagggcatcaaaggtaatggggagaaggctgggcagtgggggtgagtgaGGAAAATGGATTAGTTCATGATTAAATTGTGGGGCAGTTTCAATGAGCTGAATCGCCTATTTCTTGTATGTAAAAGACTCCACCAGCCAATAAGCATAAATTAACACATTGTGtcatgagagagagaaaaaataaatataaaaggatcgaTAAATATTCTATTTCAgttgtgcagacagatctttggtggtccaAGAATTTTGTTTATGGTTAGGGCACTACTGGGAAATTAAAGCCTGATAGTGGTTGGATCCCAATGATAGGTGGTCAGACTCTGAAAAGTGACTGAACTGTTTGCGTGTTATTATGCTGGAAGAGAGTAGAGGTTAGGGTGTTTTGTGTCTGGGCTAGCTTACCCTGACTGAGTTGTAACTAGAATACACTCTGCTTTACATCTGTTCAGCTGTGGCTGATTTGGGTTGTGTTGATCAGTCTTTATCTACACAGACCATGGTTTAAAATTGCTGTAGGCTTGTATATTTTTAGGTATTTGCAAAGTGATGGAACTGCACCAAGATGTGGGTGTTTGCATTTCCACCTGCCGCTAACAGCTGGAGTGGTGCATTAAGGAATGCAGATACTCTTTGTGAAATTCAATTCTGATAATCATGTCTGTTTAATTTTGGTGAGattctttaattttaaaattctgcattATTATGTATTTGAGTTCCTTTGAAACCTGGGTAGGCCCTCTGGATTTATTTACTTATTGTCTTTATTGGTATGGATTTAGAGATGATCATGAGGTTTTATCAAGAGACATTATCTTGTGgtttttgcatattatttatttaagcatgcactttgtgatttttgttagataaataaattttacAAGGTAAAAATGTGGTTCGATAACTTTTTGTATTTTGATTCCATTTTGGTGCAGTTTTGCTTAACTGCTTTGCAAGACTGTACCTGCTGCACTCTGACAATGCTTTCCCATTGTCTATAGTAGAACCTGCAGCCTTtcctataataaataaataatttaagagCAGGCTTTTGCCATTTtccttacaattttaaatttgcagcCATAGCTGGATCAGTCTCTGGAGGTCGAAGAATTCTGCAAATGTGCTGCGCACTTGTGTGTCTCTCCCTTTTTGTAGAACTTGTCCTGTCACATACTATTGTGAAACCATGCTGGTGAGATGTGTACAGAAAATACTGCTGAATCCTTCTCTAGCCAGTCAGTGAAATAAATTAGTGTCGAACATTTTAAGCCAGAGACTGACTGATCTATTGTTTATTGGGTTTATGATGTGCTGTTGGTACTTTtctgtgaacatacatttttttCATGCCATTGAAGTTAAAtgtctatataaccatataaccttttacagcacggaaacaggccatgtcggcccttcaagtccgtaccggttcacttgaacaactccactagttagTTCCTTAATTTTGTCACCGTTATAGTTTTTGATTATGGAACACCTTTACTATAGAAGAACCTCAACAGTGAtgaattttaacataatttttGGTATGCCATTTATATTTGTTTTACAGAAAATTACACTGATCTGTAAATTGTAACAAGGGCTGACTATATCACCTATTAACTCCTGCCTTTgggccatgctcctccccctccccaaccccttaCTTTTTGTTCGGATACCTGCcaccatttttccataccttgatgaagggctcaagctctaaacgttggttatttatctttgctatttaaagtacactatttgacctgctaagtttctccagcattgtttttacttcaaccctggtgtctgcagacttccgtgttttacttctgactagttgacaatttttttctgaaaattgTTTCTGCATTTGAAGGTTTTTCCTTGCAATCCTTGGAAATTCCTGGCAGCTGTTACAATCGCTGTAAATTGGATGAATTACTAGTGCCTGTTATTCCTATGCTCGTAGCTTACTCAACACTCATAGATTCAGcaattttgatttaaatttttatcTCCAGATAAGGTACTAATTTATCTGCACCTTGCAGAAGACTGTCACTGTAAGAACTCCAAAGAAATTAGTTTTACATTCTCTGCCTGCAGCAGGTATTTGGTAATGGGGATTTTAAAGTTGTACTGTTTTACTATTCGGTCTAGAGTTTTTTTCTAGGCAATATTTTGCATCACTGTAGCTGTTAACTTGGATGTGGAATCAATCATGGAAATTTCCACGTAACCGGGAAGTTAATTGTGTTaacctcttatccttcttcgctccaaagagaaaagccctagctctgttaaccttgctcaTAAGAcaggttctccaatccaggcaccatccttgtaaatctcctctgcaccttctccaaatcttccacatccttcctataatgatgtgatcagaactgaacacaatatcacaagtgtggtctaatcagagtttttcaaaactcacggctcttgaactcagtcccccaattaatgaagtcAAGCATATCATAAAGCCTTCTTAATCACCCTATcagcctgtgtggcaaccttgagagatctatgggtttggaccccaaggtccctctgttcttctataCAGTGTTAACAATTCTGCCATTGACCATTTACTCTGCCTtcatttgttcttccaaaatgtatcatttcacacttatctggattgtattctatctgccacttctccacccaactctgcatcctgtctacattCTATTGTAACCTATGCAAAACTAGactattcacaacacctccaacctttatgtcatctgcaaacttactgtctcatcctttccacttctttgtcctggtcatttataaaaatcacaaacagcaaggaGTCTCAAAACAGATGTATTGAACTTGatttgtcactgacctccatgctgAATACATTCAATTTACTAGTACCTTCTggtttctgcagacaagccaattctgaatccacacagccaaagtttcatgaatcccatgcctcatgactttctgaatgtgactatcatgtgggaccttgtcaaatgccttactaaaatataCACTATCTCTACTaccctatcttcatcaatttattttgtcaatGCCTCAGAAAACTCAATTAAGCTCATGGGGCTCGAACTGCCCATCACAAAGCCAAGGTGACTAGCCATGAGAaaa contains the following coding sequences:
- the LOC138741792 gene encoding LOW QUALITY PROTEIN: splicing factor U2AF 35 kDa subunit-like (The sequence of the model RefSeq protein was modified relative to this genomic sequence to represent the inferred CDS: inserted 1 base in 1 codon) produces the protein MAEYLASIFGTEKDEVNCSFYFKIGACRHGDRCSSLHKSTFSQTIALLXLYRNPQNCTQTADGFHCAVGDVEMQEHYDEFFEEVFTEMEEKYGEIEEMNVCDNLGDHLVGNVYVKFRHEEDAEKAVNDLNNRWFNGQPIHAELSPVTDFREACCRQYEMGECTRGGFCNFMHLKPISRELRCELYGRRRKRHRSRSRSRERKRSRSRERGGRDERD